A window from Drosophila kikkawai strain 14028-0561.14 chromosome 2L, DkikHiC1v2, whole genome shotgun sequence encodes these proteins:
- the LOC108075898 gene encoding zinc finger BED domain-containing protein 4 yields MRTSAKKSFCSFRRSSGTMSKKSNVWQFFYKASDTVATCCLCNRNYSRKGRVTTCLRNHLKSKHQEEFLTLEDVKFAVKREINSSPSPHHPTTQLELHLHELDPDPLETEDSLVTARCDEKLALMLLNQSFAFIEGQGFVSFVKVLQPRYVIRSRSYYENLLCHDIYRRMQAHVKQQVDVLDSISLSTSLWWGGDNSEGLLSLSCSAISRDFQSHRFTLRCEAINYECPAKLACCIRDLIPGMAIEVPKERVHCIIRDELTALPGSLPDCSVHRLQMCVRFALQSNEVLQNLSSKCKQIVEHFANDQMAHDHLKFIQEIRLKREPSSLPPAVPLGWNAIFQMMASVFRMKDALTLYSEEYNLVQIYPDEWTDIDLCSKVMQPCEEIIRIWSYPSTSASSVIPLVAALRDSLRTDVHNYVSSVTICSFARKLLEELEMKFSHVTSDNKYLIATYLDPRYKQAFFTEREEHLVANEVLQLLLATVQGDGDGQPALKIIKVSSSSSSLKMNESKIDTILDNMLTAGSSTNIQQAATAAFASQSQIKNLLYLYNSEPRIDRNTDPLMWWKANIKYSSMYGIVRRFLSVPAASASGERLFRESAHLYGDMRAGLSPESASKILLIKANYTSDSRE; encoded by the exons ATGCGGACATCCGCAAAAAAGAGTTTTTGCAGTTTTCGGCGTAGTTCTGGGACCATGAGCAAGAAAAGCAATGTGTGGCAGTTCTTCTACAAGGCCTCGGACACAGTGGCGACATGCTGCCTGTGCAACAGAAACTATTCGAGAAAGGGCCGTGTAACCACTTGTCTCCGTAACCACCTGAAAAGCAAGCACCAAGAAGAGTTTCTAACACTCGAAGACGTCAAGTTTGCGGTGAAGAGGGAAATAAATAGCTCGCCTTCGCCTCATCACCCCACAACGCAATTGGAGTTGCACTTGCAT GAACTCGATCCTGATCCCTTGGAGACAGAGGATTCCCTTGTTACTGCGCGCTGTGACGAAAAGCTGGCACTGATGCTCCTAAACCAGTCATTCGCGTTTATTGAAGGACAGGGATTCGTTAGCTTTGTGAAAGTACTGCAGCCAAGATATGTTATCCGCTCGAGGAGCTATTACGAGAATCTACTGTGCCACGACATATACAGGAGAATGCAAGCGCACGTAAAGCAGCAGGTTGATGTCCTCGACTCCATCTCGTTGTCCACAAGTCTGTGGTGGGGAGGTGACAACAGTGAGGGACTGCTCAGCTTGTCTTGTTCTGCTATTTCGCGGGATTTTCAGAGCCATCGATTTACGCTACGGTGCGAAGCCATTAACTACGAGTGCCCTGCGAAGCTGGCATGCTGTATTCGGGACCTCATTCCTGGCATGGCAATAGAGGTACCCAAAGAGAGGGTTCATTGCATCATCAGGGACGAGCTAACGGCTCTGCCGGGATCACTTCCCGACTGCAGTGTGCATCGCCTTCAAATGTGCGTGAGATTTGCTCTGCAGTCGAACGAAGTGCTTCAGAATCTGTCGTCGAAGTGCAAGCAAATAGTTGAACACTTTGCCAATGACCAGATGGCTCATGATCATCTCAAATTCATCCAAGAGATTCGTCTCAAACGAGAGCCTAGCTCATTACCACCTGCTGTTCCTCTGGGGTGGAATGCGATCTTTCAGATGATGGCAAGCGTGTTCAGGATGAAGGATGCACTCACTCTGTACTCCGAGGAGTATAATCTCGTTCAGATATACCCGGACGAGTGGACAGACATCGATTTGTGCAGTAAGGTGATGCAGCCGTGTGAGGAAATCATTAGGATCTGGAGCTATCCATCGACGTCGGCGTCATCGGTAATTCCACTCGTGGCCGCCTTAAGGGATTCCCTTCGAACGGACGTCCACAACTACGTTTCCTCCGTG actATTTGCAGCTTTGCCAGAAAGCTGCTCGAAGAGCTGGAAATGAAGTTCTCACATGTCACCAGCGATAACAAATATCTAATAGCCACCTATTTGGATCCCAGGTACAAGCAGGCCTTTTTCACCGAGCGAGAGGAGCATCTGGTAGCCAATGAAgttctgcagctgctgctcgcCACTGTTCAGGGGGATGGCGACGGACAGCCggcattaaaaataatcaaagtatcatcctcgtcgtcgtctctAAAGATGAACGAGTCAAAGATAGATACTATTCTCGACAATATGCTGACGGCTGGCTCCTCCACGAATATTCAACAGGCGGCGACAGCCGCCTTTGCTTCCCAATCGCAGATTAAAAATCTCCTTTACTTGTACAACTCTGAGCCGAGAATTGACAGGAACACGGATCCCCTGATGTGGTGGAAGGCAAACATCAAATATAGCTCCATGTATGGCATTGTCCGGAGATTTCTATCGGTGCCGGCAGCAAGTGCCAGCGGCGAACGATTGTTCCGGGAATCTGCACACCTGTACGGTGACATGCGGGCAGGATTGAGTCCAGAAAGTGCATCAAAAATATTGCTCATCAAGGCCAATTACACTTCGGACAGTAGGGAGTAA
- the Gas41 gene encoding YEATS domain-containing protein 4 codes for MTDFGGDSGGRLKGVTIVKPIVYGNIARSFGKKREEDGHTHQWKVYLKPFQNEDMSIYVKKVHFKLHESYANPNRIVVKPPYEITETGWGEFEVVIKIYFNDQSERPVTCYHILKLFQSPVVDGELTSSTTMDTKKGLVSESYEEIVFQEPTQIMQHYLLLSEQSANGLLTHDTDFEEKKTKTLDNIVNVKQKVKVEIVTLKDKLKLARETISKFKAELAKVQKPPA; via the exons atgacTGACTTTGGCGGAGATTCCGGTGGGAGGCTCAAAGGCGTGACCATTGTCAAGCCGATTGTTTACGGGAACATAGCGCGCTCCTTTGGCAAGAAACGAGAGGAGGACGGACACACGCATCAATGGAAGGTCTATCTGAAGCCTTTCCAAAACGAGGACATGTCCATTTACGTCAAGAAGGTGCATTTCAAGCTACACGAGAGCTATGCGAATCCGAACAGGATCGTCGTGAAGCCGCCGTATGAGATCACAGAGACTGGATGGGGCGAGTTCGAGGTGGTCATCAAGATCTACTTTAATGACCAGTCGGAGCGGCCTGTGACGTGCTACCACATCCTCAAGCTCTTTCAGTCGCCGGTCGTCGATGGTGAGCTCACCTCCAGCACCACAATGGACACTAAGAAGGGCCTTGTATCGGAGTCCTACGAGGAAATCGTTTTCCAAGAACCCACACAAATCATGCAGCACTACTTGCTTCTCTCGGAACAAAGCGCCAATGGCCTGCTAACCCACGACACCGACT TTGAGGAGAAGAAGACAAAAACTTTGGATAATATTGTCAACGTAAAGCAGAAAGTGAAAGTGGAGATCGTTACACTCAAGGACAAACTGAAGCTGGCACGAGAAACTATATCAAAGTTCAAGGCGGAATTGGCAAAGGTTCAAAAGCCACCTGCGTAA
- the SA1 gene encoding cohesin subunit SA-1 translates to MMARRGGKRIRMDDPPPEYEELHSDALNESTSDADSPTKRMTRLRARGGVRDKPPIIDDDEDEFFAPVARKRKTPATRKPPGERKERVERPRKEPVDRGHHERIDNEREITTDENSLYYIVRHSKNAIASIVDQWIEQYKTNRETALVALMQFFINASGCKGKISEDIQYPVDHTAIIRRMTEEFDEESGEYPLIMTGTQWRKFKNNFCDFVQTLVKQCQYSIIYDQFLMDNVISLLTGLSDSQVRAFRHTATLAAMKLMTALVDVALLVSNNFDNAAKQFEAERVKSRDRRASDRLDSLMTKRSELEENMDEIKSMLTYMFKSVFVHRYRDSLPDIRAICMAEIGIWMENYPQNFLDDSYLKYIGWTLHDKIGEVRLRCLQSLLPLYEKDELKGKLELFTSKFKDRIVAMTLDKEFEVSVHAVKLVISILKIHPEILADKDCEIVYELVYSSHRGVAQAAAEFLNVRLFHLTADMEETKTKRGKLRLPNTPLVRDLVQFFIESELHEHGAYLVDSFIDSNDMVRDWECMTDLLLEEPGPNEEVLDNKQESTLIEIMVSSVKQSATGEVPVGRASNRKCTLSAKELKAIQDEKAKLTEHFIVTLPSLLEKYQADSEKLANLLAVPQYFDLNLYTTNRQEGNLQALLDRINQVMSMHTGREVLETCAKTLECLCAEGSASYTRCNIARSNIIEGAVNKYKDAIEEWRNLIQGEETPNEDDIYNITITLKVLSILYSSHNLNPWDLFKSLFQDVEEAQSKENVDRCLPNEALAYCIEACYFSISWGLYYVENDCESVNVTDVVAELRNNLDTFMAACFELTRDGPTVQIQEAAYQSICDLLIIYSDKLARSEIEHIRGLEYKSRMDEHLILDNFVQHYVFSLKQDVAQDETRIEELHKKRNFLACYCKLVVYNIIPTMRAASIFKYYVKCYNDYGDIIKATLGKAREINKVNFAMTLLLSLITVFKSLQEQHEDGIVSKSSQEFIDLKELAKRFALTFGFDALKNRESVAAIHRGGIYFAANKQPDDPVRAPTRLLFLEVLNEFNYKLLKQDKKVIMGCLDKIIPPGMPSSRAEEWQPLVLYRNSLLHGETDQAPVASKRAYTRKRRDHDEEEEEEEDEEEHNDPDYRG, encoded by the exons ATGATGGCGCGTCGCGGGGGAAAGCGCATTCGGATGGATGATCCTCCTCCGGAATATGAAGAGCTCCACAG cgATGCATTAAATGAGAGCACATCAGATGCAGATAGTCCCACCAAGCGAATGACCAGGTTACGAGCCAGGGGCGGAGTGCGGGACAAGCCACCTATAATTGATGACGACGAGGATGAGTTTTTCGCGCCAGTTGCGAGGAAGCGAAAGACACCCGCCACCCGTAAGCCGCCGGGAGAACGAAAAGAGCGGGTTGAGCGTCCACGGAAGGAACCTGTGGACAGGGGACACCACGAGCGTATCGACAACGAGCGGGAGATAACCACCGACGAAAACAGCTTGTACTACATTGTGCGGCACTCCAAGAACGCCATAGCG AGCATTGTTGACCAATGGATTGAGCAGTACAAGACGAATCGGGAAACCGCGCTGGTCGCCTTGATGCAGTTCTTCATAAACGCCAGCGGCTGCAAGGGTAAGATATCCGAGGACATACAATACCCAGTGGATCACACAGCCATAATCCGACGCATGACAGAGGAGTTCGATGAG gAAAGCGGTGAATATCCATTGATCATGACGGGCACACAGTGGCGAAAGTTCAAGAATAACTTTTGCGACTTTGTGCAAACCCTGGTGAAGCAGTGTCAGTATTCCATCATCTACGACCAGTTTCTGATGGACAACGTGATCTCACTGCTCACGGGTCTGTCCGATTCGCAAGTGCGAGCCTTTCGCCACACGGCCACCTTGGCGGCCATGAAGCTGATGACGGCTCTGGTGGATGTCGCCCTGCTCGTCTCGAATAACTTTGACAATGCTGCAAAGCAGTTTGAAGCCGAACGCGTGAAG TCGCGCGATCGTCGAGCATCTGACCGCCTGGACTCGCTGATGACAAAACGATCCGAGTTGGAGGAAAACATGGACGAGATCAAGAGCATGCTGACCTACATGTTCAAGTCTGTGTTCGTGCACCGGTACAGAGACAGCCTGCCGGACATTCGCGCCATTTGTATGGCGGAGATCGGCATCTGGATGGAGAACTATCCGCAGAACTTCCTCGACGACTCCTACTTGAAGTACATTGGCTGGACGCTCCACGACAAGATTGGAGAGGTGCGGCTACGCTGCCTGCAGTCTCTGCTGCCGTTGTACGAGAAGGATGAGCTCAAGGGCAAGCTGGAGCTGTTCACGTCCAAGTTCAAGGACCGAATTGTGGCCATGACCTTGGACAAGGAGTTCGAGGTGTCTGTGCATGCCGTCAAGCTGGTCATCAGTATTCTGAA AATCCACCCAGAGATATTGGCTGATAAGGATTGCGAAATCGTCTACGAGCTGGTGTACTCATCGCATCGCGGGGTGGCTCAGGCTGCCGCCGAGTTCCTCAACGTTCGCCTGTTCCATCTAACTGCCGACATGGAGGAGACCAAAACCAAACGCGGCAAACTGCGTCTGCCTAATACTCCGCTGGTCCGGGATTTGGTGCAGTTCTTTATCGAGTCCGAGCTGCATGAGCATGGAGCCTATCTTGTTGACTCCTTCATCGATAGCAACGACATGGTGAGGGACTGGGAGTGCATGACGGATCTGCTGCTGGAGGAGCCGGGTCCCAACGAGGAGGTTCTCGACAACAAGCAGGAATCTACGCTTATCGAGATCATGGTGAGCAGTGTCAAGCAATCGGCCACTGGAGAAGTGCCCGTCGGAAGGGCAAGCAATCGGAAATGCACTCTCAGTGCCAAGGAACTGAAGGCAATTCAAGATGAGAAGGCCAAGTTAACGGAACACTTCATTGTCACTCTCCCCTCGCTGCTGGAGAAATATCAAGCGGATAGCGAGAAGTTGGCCAATCTCTTGGCTGTTCCCCAGTACTTTGACCTGAATCTGTACACCACAAATCGCCAGGAGGGGAACTTGCAGGCTTTGCTGGACAGAATCAACCAGGTGATGAGCATGCACACCGGCCGGGAGGTGCTGGAGACGTGCGCGAAGACGCTGGAATGCCTGTGCGCCGAAGGCAGTGCCTCCTACACGAGatgcaatatagccagatcGAACATTATCGAGGGCGCAGTGAATAAGTACAAGGACGCCATCGAAGAGTGGCGGAACCTTATACAAG GCGAGGAAACCCCCAACGAGGATGACATCTACAACATAACCATTACCCTCAAAGTGCTTTCAATACTGTATTCGTCACACAATCTCAATCCCTGGGACCTGTTCAAGTCCCTTTTCCAAGACGTCGAGGAGGCCCAGTCCAAGGAGAACGTTGACCGCTGTCTTCCCAACGAGGCTCTGGCGTATTGCATAGAGGCCTGCTACTTCTCCATCAGCTGGGGGCTGTATTACGTGGAGAACGACTGTGAGTCGGTGAACGTGACCGATGTGGTGGCCGAGTTGCGCAACAATCTGGACACCTTTATGGCTGCCTGCTTTGAGTTGACTCGCGATGGACCCACTGTGCAGATACAAGAGGCG GCCTATCAATCCATATGCGATCTGCTGATCATTTACTCCGATAAATTGGCCCGCAGCGAGATCGAGCATATACGGGGCCTGGAATACAAATCGCGAATGGATGAGCACCTAATATTGGACAACTTTGTGCAGCACTATGTGTTCTCTCTTAAGCAGGATGTTGCTCAGGATGAGACGCGCATTGAGGAGCTGCACAAGAAACGTAACTTCCTGGCTTGTTACTGCAAGTTGGTTGTTTACAACATAATACCAACAATGCGGGCGGccagtatttttaaatattatgtcAAG TGCTACAACGACTATGGCGACATAATTAAAGCCACCTTGGGCAAGGCtcgtgaaataaataaagtcaaCTTTGCCATGACCTTGCTTTTAAGCCTCATAACGGTTTTCAAGAGCCTACAGGAGCAGCATGAAGACGGCATTGTGTCTAAGAGTTCGCAGGAATTTATAGATCTTAAGGAGTTGGCCAAGAGATTTGCCCTCACCTTCGGTTTTGACGCCCTCAAGAATCGCGAGTCGGTGGCCGCCATTCATCGCGGTGGCATTTACTTTGCCGCCAACAAGCAGCCCGATGATCCTGTGCGAGCTCCCACACGCCTGCTGTTCCTGGAGGTTCTCAATGAATTCAATTACAAGCTGCTTAAGCAGGACAAAAAGGTGATCATGGGATGTCTGGACAAGATCATACCGCCCGGCATGCCATCCAGCCGCGCTGAGGAATGGCAACCGCTGGTTCTCTATCGCAACTCGTTGCTGCATGGCGAAACAGATCAAGCGCCGGTCGCCAGCAAGCGGGCTTACACACGCAAGCGACGGGATCATG atgaagaagaggaggaggaggaggacgaagaGGAACACAATGATCCCGACTACAGGGGCTAG
- the Atac1 gene encoding ZZ-type zinc finger-containing protein 3 has translation MELLDDSSPEDEDVFHFETEHLALRGNQCYANLLRTIAILQAQRIRVHQQIGELETTRNAYLENPQLMLDRLRNNEPLISDNYISTAELPELPTLLTRDDIRDATNETPAERKTSMTQPPDEVKDRSNGRSENFNRLWTNEEQQRLEHLLIQYPPEEVEMRRFAKIAKALGNRTPQQVFSRIQKYFQKLHDAGMPVPGRIPKHRKAGLSKHKVNLRRSTFFPAHNISLQMPDDDSTLDEIRVLSPATDVTAHIKRETKTEAEPDAFEDGLDAEAKRKQDLRLMILTSIQGEKQQIDADGYHPDPLAAKCAECEEATVTRTPWRCNSCYCHLNLCGDCLASQLIEGRFEHLSHEVVVDQDT, from the coding sequence ATGGAACTACTTGACGACTCTTCTCCGGAGGATGAGGATGTCTTCCATTTCGAGACCGAGCACCTGGCCCTTCGTGGCAACCAATGCTACGCCAACTTGTTGCGCACAATTGCGATTTTACAGGCGCAAAGGATTCGTGTCCACCAGCAGATCGGTGAGCTGGAAACCACACGCAACGCATACCTGGAGAATCCGCAGCTAATGCTGGACAGGCTGCGAAACAATGAGCCGCTGATATCGGATAACTACATCAGTACGGCTGAGCTGCCGGAGCTACCAACATTGCTGACCAGGGACGATATTAGAGACGCCACAAATGAGACACCGGCGGAGAGAAAAACATCCATGACACAGCCACCCGACGAGGTCAAGGACAGGAGCAACGGACGGTCGGAGAACTTCAATCGGTTGTGGACCAACGAGGAGCAGCAACGGTTAGAGCACTTGCTGATCCAGTATCCGCCCGAGGAAGTCGAGATGCGGCGGTTTGCCAAAATAGCCAAAGCGTTGGGCAACCGCACGCCCCAGCAGGTGTTTAGCCGCATCCAGAAGTACTTCCAAAAGCTACACGACGCTGGGATGCCAGTGCCCGGTCGTATACCGAAGCACCGCAAGGCGGGCCTTAGCAAACACAAGGTTAACTTGCGCAGATCCACCTTCTTTCCCGCCCACAACATATCGTTGCAAATGCCGGACGACGACAGTACATTAGACGAAATTCGCGTTTTGTCGCCCGCCACCGATGTGACGGCACACATCAAAAGAGAAACAAAGACCGAGGCTGAGCCCGATGCCTTTGAGGACGGCCTGGATGCGGAGGCCAAGCGCAAACAGGACTTGCGCCTTATGATTCTCACCAGCATACAGGGTGAAAAGCAACAGATTGACGCAGATGGCTACCATCCGGATCCACTGGCAGCAAAATGTGCTGAGTGCGAGGAGGCGACAGTGACCAGGACGCCCTGGCGGTGCAACAGCTGCTATTGTCATCTGAATCTTTGCGGCGATTGCCTGGCCAGCCAGTTAATCGAGGGCCGCTTCGAGCATCTCAGCCACGAAGTAGTCGTGGATCAGGATACGTAA
- the LOC108075926 gene encoding mini-chromosome maintenance complex-binding protein: MPCAMELPNTPDELAMQHKDSTVLKELLKDSTRWHSIPLLNYTPLHKLKDRTLVRFRGMIQDMMDPEIYLERYEVKAPDGSKRLHDGKYLDCLKLAAGEEIDYNAEGNVHGERRTLFLVSVPGLNDWSRQHEQQCGPQIEVCQSAGSGKKRTLDAQEEAMEVDEAGETSLKRQCVDEIKTGEAQVAGSGSSVLGSEYLINSPLPSRPSMACMVKVYEDFDSYQLNTLVDFVGFLSVDPSLDAASLNMEEYDSLSELQAAHPSPFLIPRLHAFGFQTLAHANPLLDSTLRQPAAENSDEANPSQLAVHKDLRILLKLCLFDDDLAAEYLLCHLISTVYSRTQMESIGKFALNLCNLPKECLQHYTTKLYQVLELLLPASHYLPMTLETMNTSAFAPKKDYETNKLVSGLLQLAPHTHLVLDETCMQQGKLEANGVHAVQHLAHLINNQELKCDFQYYQIDYQANIPVLVLSEGRSMLPSDFVVPINADAKAVELLDESLKAAHHYLQPARLQQFRKFLTTARLSQFSVSEEHTEMIQQEFVDMRKANVKSNADDLHGLLVLSRLLGIARGKQALDKETWQLAIEFEAKRRQRLQSLPKSSATQMRN, from the exons ATGCCATGCGCCATGGAGTTGCCCAATACGCCCGATGAGCTGGCCATGCAGCACAAGGACTCCACAGTTCTCAAGGAGCTACTCAAGGATTCAACACGATGGCACTCCATTCCGCTGCTGAACTACACGCCACTCCACAAGCTAAAGGATCGGACTTTGGTGCGATTCCGGGGCATGATCCAGGACATGATGGACCCAGAGATCTACCTGGAGCGCTATGAGGTGAAGGCCCCCGACGGTAGCAAGCGCCTCCATGACGGAAAGTACTTGGATTGCTTGAAATTGGCTGCTGGCGAGGAGATCGACTACAATGCGGAAGGTAATGTTCACGGCGAGAGGCGAACCCTGTTCTTGGTGTCAGTTCCGGGCCTGAACGATTGGAGCAGGCAACACGAGCAGCAGTGTGGGCCACAGATCGAGGTCTGCCAGTCTGCAGGCTCAGGTAAGAAGCGCACTCTAGATGCCCAGGAGGAGGCCATGGAGGTGGACGAAGCTGGTGAAACCTCTCTTAAACGGCAATGTGTAGACGAAATCAAGACGGGAGAGGCACAGGTAGCCGGTTCTGGCTCATCAGTCCTCGGCTCCGAGTATCTTATCAACTCACCATTGCCCAGTCGCCCAAGCATGGCCTGTATGGTGAAAGTCTATGAGGACTTTGACTCCTATCAACTCAACACATTAGTGGACTTTGTGGGTTTTTTGTCCGTGGACCCATCCCTAGACGCTGCCAGCCTGAATATGGAGGAGTACGATAGCTTAAGTGAGCTGCAGGCTGCCCACCCGTCGCCCTTCCTCATACCCCGCCTGCATGCATTCGGATTCCAGACACTAGCTCATGCGAATCCCTTGCTGGACAGCACCCTGCGACAGCCAGCAGCAGAAAATAGTGATGAGGCGAACCCGAGCCAGCTTGCCGTGCACAAAGATCTGCGCATACTGCTCAAACTCTGTCTTTTTGACGACGACCTGGCCGCTGAGTATCTGCTCTGTCATTTGATTTCCACGGTATACAGCCGGACTCAGATGGAGAGCATAGGCAAGTTCGCGCTGAACCTATGCAACCTGCCCAAGGAGTGCCTTCAGCACTATACAACCAAGCTCTACCaggtgctggagctgctgctgccggccaGCCATTATTTGCCCATGACTCTGGAAACAATGAACACTTCGGCCTTTGCCCCAAA GAAGGACTACGAAACCAATAAGCTTGTCTCCGGCCTCTTGCAACTGGCCCCGCACACGCATCTAGTGCTTGACGAGACCTGCATGCAACAGGGCAAGCTGGAGGCCAACGGTGTCCATGCCGTTCAGCATCTGGCCCACCTAATCAACAACCAGGAGCTAAAGTGCGACTTTCAGTACTATCAGATCGACTATCAAGCGAACATTCCAGTTTTGGTCCTTAGCGAAGGACGCAGCATGTTGCCG AGCGATTTCGTGGTGCCCATTAATGCAGATGCCAAGGCCGTGGAGCTGCTTGATGAATCTCTTAAGGCTGCCCACCACTACCTTCAGCCTGCGCGCCTTCAGCAGTTCCGCAAGTTTCTGACTACGGCCAGGCTTAGTCAGTTCAGTGTGAGCGAGGAGCACACGGAAATGATCCAGCAGGAATTTGTGGATATGCGCAAGGCCAACGTGAAGAGCAATGCCGATGATCTGCACGGTTTGCTAGTGCTTTCGCGTCTGCTGGGTATTGCCCGGGGAAAGCAGGCGCTGGACAAGGAAACCTGGCAGCTGGCTATCGAGTTCGAGGCAAAGCGTCGCCAGCGGCTTCAGTCCCTACCGAAGTCGTCAGCAACACAAATGCGCAATTAA
- the LOC108075875 gene encoding histone acetyltransferase MOF-like has protein sequence MDRETEEELQPEPEQVQEEVQETEPEVEQEVVVGPDMESDDEPSSATTCYTVDPNAPTYVIVTDVVTIPAPLGFKASDSQTDEDEEEPPLYLQAQMQQALCDARQRDMPPPSPPSSMLLPRRTALSANDDTFSSDSSEETSSEEDEEEDDDDDDDDDLTVDQHRTTSETMTTVISCDPMMQKIDINDDPEKIYYIRRDDGTVHRGQVLQWRTTENAATPYEYYVHYVGLNRRLDGWVGRHRISENADDLGGITVMPQPPLPTNQEASPDSVQRPNRTGLNRDYYLSPCENNLYDYSDRKMTRYQKRRYDEINHVQKSHAELTASQAAAEKEHESITKIKYIDKLQFGNYEIDTWYFSPFPEEFGKSRTLYVCEYCLKYMRHRQSYAFHLYQCDRRRPPGREIYRKGQISIFEVNGTEEPLYCQLLCLMAKLFLDHKVLYFDMDPFFFYILCETDREGSHIVGYFSKEKKSIDNFNVACILVLPPHQRKGFGKLLIAFSYELSRKEGVIGSPEKPLSDLGRLSYRSYWAYTLLELMKNRCSPEQTTIKELSEMSGITQEDIIYTLQSMKMIKYWKGQNVICVTAKTIHDHLKQPQFKQPKLTIDPDRLDWNPHSAGSCLAS, from the coding sequence ATGGATCGGGAAACAGAAGAAGAACTGCAGCCTGAGCCAGAGCAAGTACAGGAAGAAGTGCAAGAAACAGAGCCGGAGGTGGAGCAAGAAGTCGTGGTGGGACCCGACATGGAAAGCGACGACGAACCCTCATCGGCGACCACCTGCTACACTGTTGATCCCAATGCCCCCACCTATGTTATTGTCACAGATGTGGTCACAATACCCGCTCCGCTCGGCTTCAAGGCGTCCGACTCGCAGAcggacgaggatgaggaggagccGCCGCTGTACCTGCAGGCACAGATGCAGCAGGCACTATGTGATGCCCGCCAGCGCGATatgccgccgccgtcgcctCCTTCGTCAATGTTGCTACCACGCCGGACAGCGCTTAGCGCCAATGACGATACCTTTTCGAGCGACAGCAGCGAGGAGACGAGCAGCgaagaggatgaggaggaggatgacgacgacgacgacgacgacgaccttACCGTGGACCAACATAGAACCACTTCAGAAACCATGACTACGGTGATTAGCTGCGATCCAATGATGCAGAAGATCGATATTAACGACGATCCCGAGAAGATCTACTATATAAGGCGGGATGATGGCACCGTCCACCGTGGCCAGGTGCTGCAGTGGCGGACGACGGAGAATGCGGCCACGCCGTACGAGTACTATGTGCACTATGTGGGCCTGAATCGCCGCCTGGATGGTTGGGTGGGCAGGCATCGGATATCGGAGAATGCCGACGATTTGGGTGGCATTACAGTGATGCCACAGCCACCGTTGCCAACGAACCAGGAGGCCAGCCCCGACTCCGTCCAGCGACCGAATCGCACGGGACTCAACCGGGATTACTATCTATCGCCGTGCGAGAATAATCTCTATGATTACAGCGACCGGAAGATGACGCGCTACCAGAAGCGGCGCTACGACGAGATAAACCATGTCCAGAAGAGCCACGCCGAGCTGACTGCCAgccaggcggcggcggagaAGGAGCACGAGTCGATCACCAAGATCAAGTACATTGACAAGCTGCAGTTTGGCAACTACGAAATAGACACCTGGTACTTCAGTCCCTTTCCCGAGGAGTTCGGCAAGTCGCGGACGCTGTACGTGTGTGAGTATTGCCTGAAGTACATGCGGCACCGCCAGAGCTATGCCTTCCATCTCTATCAGTGCGATCGACGCCGTCCGCCGGGCAGGGAGATCTACCGCAAGGGTCAGATCTCCATCTTCGAGGTGAACGGAACGGAGGAGCCGCTCTACTGCCAGCTGCTCTGTCTGATGGCCAAGCTCTTTCTGGACCACAAGGTACTGTATTTCGACATGGACCCGTTCTTCTTTTACATCCTCTGCGAAACGGACCGGGAGGGCAGCCATATTGTCGGCTATTTTTCAAAGGAGAAGAAGTCGATAGACAACTTTAATGTGGCCTGCATCCTAGTCCTGCCACCGCATCAGCGGAAGGGATTCGGTAAGCTGCTAATAGCCTTCAGCTACGAGCTGTCCCGCAAGGAGGGCGTCATCGGCAGCCCGGAGAAGCCGCTGTCGGACCTGGGACGCCTCAGCTATCGCAGCTACTGGGCATACACGTTGCTGGAGCTGATGAAGAACCGCTGCTCGCCGGAGCAGACGACCATCAAGGAGCTAAGCGAGATGAGCGGCATCACGCAGGAGGACATCATCTATACGCTGCAATCGATGAAGATGATCAAGTACTGGAAGGGTCAGAACGTAATCTGTGTGACGGCCAAGACCATTCACGATCATCTCAAGCAGCCGCAATTTAAGCAGCCTAAGCTGACCATCGATCCGGATCGGCTGGACTGGAATCCGCACAGCGCGGGATCGTGTCTCGCGAGTTGA